In Thermococcus thioreducens, a genomic segment contains:
- a CDS encoding helicase C-terminal domain-containing protein encodes MSETGTPEYFPYEELRPHQREFIELVSEAVKNGENAIIEAPTGFGKTVSVLAGILPYAKEMGYKVLYLARTHRQMDRVIEELKAINKKNPVSGVELRSRKDLCLHTYLTQFTSDAYTAMVVCKNLKKLGKCEFYENEKKKKTEFDELVKFFLSEPSHPAEILSYAETLELCPYDLTKRIAERADVIVASYLYLLSPTIRENFISSLDVDYSDLIVVFDEAHNLPDQAISALSDRISIHTVNRAIKEADEYNEHEIANFLSIFGRGLEMLYDEKLKDRDVHETPIQPELVFAHVVDILSLDTRGLVRILNDMVAVGDAIREDRIEKGKPPRSYIGRIGEFLLFWISLIGREDYLFLMSRDKGLSLELVALDPSKALGFIRNVQSAVFMSGTLTPMEAFRDVMGIENARMKKFPRMVKRENAQVLVAKDVSTRGDERSLQVYRRMVDYIVEAARLIPKNVGVFTASYEVLQGLLSANLQVRLEETGKAIFIEKQGASSAENDAMIASFKAHARGKGAVLLGVMGGRNSEGQDYSGDEMNGVILVGIPYARPTPRVQAQIRYFEGKFPGKGRYYGYYLPAHRKLVQAAGRVHRSAEEKGSIIVLDYRLLWSSIKKDLPDWMKESLRPVDLPRMRLYLRRFWG; translated from the coding sequence ATGAGTGAGACCGGAACGCCAGAATACTTTCCCTACGAAGAACTTAGACCGCATCAGCGGGAGTTCATAGAGCTCGTCTCAGAGGCCGTTAAAAACGGAGAAAACGCTATAATCGAAGCCCCTACCGGCTTTGGAAAGACTGTGAGCGTTTTAGCCGGAATCCTGCCTTACGCCAAGGAGATGGGCTACAAGGTTCTCTATCTAGCCAGAACCCACAGGCAGATGGACAGAGTCATTGAGGAGCTGAAGGCGATAAACAAGAAGAACCCCGTCTCTGGAGTCGAGCTGAGGAGCAGGAAGGACCTCTGCCTTCACACATACCTCACCCAGTTCACGAGCGACGCCTACACCGCCATGGTCGTCTGCAAGAACCTCAAGAAGCTCGGCAAATGTGAGTTCTACGAGAACGAGAAGAAGAAAAAGACGGAGTTCGACGAGCTGGTGAAGTTCTTCCTGAGCGAGCCGAGTCACCCGGCCGAGATTCTGAGCTACGCGGAAACCTTAGAGCTGTGCCCCTACGATCTGACCAAGAGGATAGCGGAGAGGGCAGACGTCATAGTGGCCAGCTACCTCTACCTCCTCAGCCCAACCATTCGGGAGAACTTCATAAGCTCCCTCGACGTTGACTACTCAGACCTGATAGTGGTTTTTGATGAGGCCCACAACCTGCCTGACCAAGCCATCTCAGCCTTGAGCGACCGGATAAGCATACATACGGTAAACAGGGCGATAAAAGAGGCCGACGAGTACAACGAGCACGAGATAGCCAACTTCCTCAGCATTTTCGGCCGCGGATTGGAGATGCTCTACGACGAGAAGCTCAAGGACAGGGACGTGCATGAAACCCCCATCCAGCCGGAGCTGGTCTTCGCGCACGTCGTTGATATCCTGAGCCTCGACACCCGTGGCCTCGTCAGGATTCTCAACGACATGGTCGCCGTTGGCGACGCCATAAGGGAGGACAGGATAGAGAAGGGCAAGCCGCCGCGCTCTTACATCGGCAGGATAGGCGAGTTCCTCCTCTTCTGGATCTCGCTCATTGGACGGGAGGACTACCTATTCCTCATGAGCAGGGACAAAGGGCTGAGCCTTGAGCTGGTTGCTTTAGATCCATCGAAAGCCCTGGGCTTCATCAGAAACGTCCAGAGTGCGGTTTTCATGTCCGGAACCCTCACCCCGATGGAGGCGTTCCGCGACGTCATGGGAATCGAAAACGCCCGAATGAAGAAGTTCCCGAGGATGGTAAAGAGAGAGAACGCACAGGTTTTAGTGGCTAAAGACGTATCGACGAGGGGTGATGAGCGCTCGCTCCAGGTTTACAGGCGCATGGTGGACTACATCGTCGAGGCGGCCAGACTCATACCGAAGAACGTCGGAGTCTTCACTGCTTCCTACGAGGTTCTCCAGGGCCTTCTCTCAGCGAACCTTCAAGTCAGGCTTGAGGAAACGGGAAAGGCGATATTCATTGAGAAGCAGGGCGCCAGCTCAGCAGAGAACGATGCGATGATAGCGAGCTTCAAGGCCCACGCCAGGGGGAAGGGAGCGGTGCTCCTCGGAGTCATGGGTGGAAGAAACAGCGAGGGGCAGGACTACAGCGGCGATGAGATGAACGGTGTGATCCTCGTTGGAATACCCTATGCGAGGCCGACGCCGAGGGTTCAGGCCCAGATAAGGTACTTCGAGGGGAAATTCCCCGGAAAGGGCCGATACTACGGCTATTACCTGCCGGCCCACAGGAAGCTGGTTCAAGCTGCCGGAAGGGTTCACCGCTCAGCCGAGGAAAAGGGGTCAATCATAGTCCTCGACTACCGCCTCCTCTGGAGCTCGATAAAGAAGGACCTGCCGGACTGGATGAAGGAATCTTTAAGGCCGGTTGATTTACCAAGGATGAGGCTGTATTTGAGGAGGTTCTGGGGTTAG
- a CDS encoding M42 family metallopeptidase, protein MVDYELLKMIVEAPGVSGYEFLGVRDVVVEAFKPYVDEIKVDKLGNVIAHKKGNGPKVMLAAHMDQIGLMVTHIEKNGFLRVAPVGGVDPRTLIAQRFKVWIGPNEFIYGVGGSVPPHIQKPEQRNKAPTWEQVFIDIGAESREEAEEMGVKVGTIITWDGRLERLGKHRLVSIAFDDRIAVYTLVKAAQELGETDADIYFVATVQEEVGLRGARVSAFGIDPDYGFAIDVTIAADVPGTPEHKQVTQLGKGTAIKIMDRSVICHPTIVRWMEELAKKHEIPYQWDILLGGGTDAGAIHLNKAGVPTGAISVPARYIHSNAEVVDERDVDAGVKLMVKVLEEIPEFKL, encoded by the coding sequence ATGGTGGACTACGAGCTTCTCAAGATGATAGTTGAAGCCCCCGGAGTTTCTGGCTACGAGTTCCTTGGGGTTAGGGACGTTGTTGTGGAAGCCTTCAAGCCCTACGTTGACGAGATTAAGGTTGACAAGCTCGGCAACGTCATAGCCCACAAAAAAGGAAATGGCCCAAAGGTCATGCTGGCGGCACACATGGATCAGATAGGCCTCATGGTGACCCACATCGAGAAGAATGGCTTTTTGAGAGTTGCGCCCGTTGGAGGCGTTGACCCGAGGACGCTTATAGCCCAGAGGTTTAAAGTCTGGATAGGCCCGAACGAGTTTATTTACGGTGTCGGTGGCTCCGTTCCGCCCCACATCCAGAAGCCGGAGCAGAGGAACAAGGCCCCCACCTGGGAGCAGGTGTTCATCGACATAGGCGCGGAGAGCAGGGAAGAGGCAGAGGAGATGGGCGTTAAGGTCGGCACGATAATAACGTGGGACGGCCGCTTAGAGCGCCTTGGGAAGCACAGGCTCGTCAGCATAGCCTTCGACGACAGGATAGCCGTTTACACCCTCGTCAAGGCCGCCCAGGAGCTTGGAGAGACCGATGCCGACATATACTTCGTTGCCACCGTGCAGGAAGAGGTCGGCCTTCGCGGAGCTAGGGTTTCCGCCTTCGGTATAGACCCGGACTACGGCTTCGCCATCGACGTTACCATTGCCGCTGACGTTCCGGGAACGCCCGAGCACAAGCAGGTCACCCAGCTCGGCAAGGGAACCGCGATAAAGATAATGGACCGCTCCGTCATCTGCCACCCGACCATCGTCCGCTGGATGGAGGAGCTCGCTAAGAAGCACGAGATTCCGTACCAGTGGGACATCCTCCTCGGTGGAGGAACCGATGCGGGAGCGATACACCTGAACAAGGCAGGCGTTCCGACGGGAGCCATAAGCGTTCCAGCGCGCTACATCCATTCCAACGCCGAGGTGGTTGACGAGCGCGATGTCGACGCCGGCGTCAAGCTGATGGTCAAGGTTCTTGAGGAGATACCGGAGTTCAAGCTCTGA
- a CDS encoding toprim domain-containing protein, whose product MAIVDVRILVEGASDVEVVSKALQGLALGSEYNITISSIIPTTNVEIAKSAAAGADLLIIATDADRVGRDLAERLFSELGEMVGHVERMKLPLGHDLEHVDVELVRKELKNTLVRAGLKSLQILPEYMALRNQLLDLKGRYDGLGEEYRKLKEEYEAVAKAYAKLKEENEKLKEENEGLKALLESSKNIYRIDEAWKSLFPAEPVPDEAYIGKAVEKLGLAGRVIVGQGYIFAEDRALVDELLRTVYLSMTIKEEPPKPPRPPAEEPPKPPEPESRSGPEVVENAEVKPDDIEGLLKGL is encoded by the coding sequence ATGGCCATAGTCGATGTTAGAATTCTGGTTGAGGGGGCGAGCGATGTGGAGGTCGTAAGCAAAGCCCTTCAGGGCCTCGCTTTGGGGAGCGAATACAACATAACGATCTCCTCCATAATCCCGACAACGAACGTCGAGATAGCTAAGAGCGCAGCTGCCGGGGCGGACCTTCTCATCATAGCGACTGACGCGGACAGAGTTGGTAGAGACCTGGCGGAGAGGCTCTTCAGCGAACTGGGGGAGATGGTCGGCCACGTTGAAAGGATGAAGCTCCCCCTCGGCCACGATCTGGAGCACGTTGACGTTGAGCTCGTCAGGAAGGAGCTCAAGAACACCCTCGTCCGCGCCGGCCTCAAGAGCCTTCAAATACTCCCTGAGTACATGGCGCTCAGGAACCAGCTCCTCGACCTCAAGGGCCGCTATGACGGCCTTGGTGAGGAGTACAGAAAACTCAAGGAGGAGTACGAGGCGGTCGCGAAGGCCTACGCGAAGCTGAAAGAAGAAAACGAAAAACTCAAAGAGGAGAACGAGGGGCTTAAGGCACTCCTTGAGAGCTCCAAGAACATATACCGCATTGACGAGGCTTGGAAGTCGCTCTTCCCGGCGGAGCCGGTTCCGGACGAGGCGTACATCGGAAAGGCCGTCGAGAAGCTCGGCCTGGCGGGCAGAGTGATAGTCGGACAGGGCTACATCTTCGCCGAGGACAGGGCTCTCGTGGACGAACTGCTCAGGACGGTTTACCTCAGCATGACAATAAAAGAGGAGCCCCCCAAACCGCCCAGGCCTCCGGCCGAAGAACCGCCGAAGCCCCCGGAGCCCGAATCCCGGAGCGGGCCGGAAGTCGTTGAGAACGCCGAGGTAAAGCCCGACGACATCGAGGGACTCCTGAAGGGGCTGTGA
- a CDS encoding ATP-binding protein, translating to MRFYNREREMESLRKALELSRSRLVVVTITGRRRVGKTRLVREFFEREGVDYLDFFIPVKSEKLILEDFSREIRIKLGYSPRFGTFSEMFEYLEVANVGTIFFDEFQNVLRVNPAIVFDLQRFIDRNRDKPLLIILSGSYLGMMRKLLMSRKAPLYGRSTIFIGLQPLRPKWVFTMLDDLGINEPTQQVEFYGIFGGIPKYYELMEVFEADNPLDFITDAIKYSTILSAEGEGLLMDEFGKAYRTYFSILDAIASGKNRLVEIANAVGMKPGSITKYLEALEDYYGIITRERPLLGGRRSRYVISDYFLNFWFSMIEPNRRHIEAGDFETLRKNLRRKFPEFFGRVFERVMLDLLHDLNGKLITFDNIGPQWGRNYEVDLVAVNREENTATFIEAKWKTNVDGPREIGRLIAKARNVPWGGEKRYLLIARDFRKECADCITIGEVLEHLKP from the coding sequence ATGAGGTTTTACAACAGAGAGCGCGAGATGGAATCCCTCCGGAAGGCACTCGAACTGTCCCGCTCCCGGCTCGTGGTGGTGACCATAACCGGACGCCGGCGCGTTGGCAAGACAAGGCTGGTGAGGGAGTTTTTTGAAAGGGAGGGCGTTGATTATCTTGACTTCTTTATCCCAGTCAAAAGCGAAAAGCTCATCTTAGAGGACTTTTCCAGGGAGATTAGGATAAAGCTAGGGTACTCCCCTAGGTTCGGAACCTTCTCGGAGATGTTTGAATACCTGGAGGTAGCCAACGTCGGAACAATTTTCTTTGACGAGTTCCAGAACGTTCTCCGGGTAAATCCAGCTATAGTCTTTGACCTTCAGCGTTTTATAGATAGAAATCGGGATAAGCCGCTCCTCATAATACTGTCAGGTTCATATCTTGGGATGATGCGGAAACTGCTTATGTCCAGGAAGGCCCCCCTCTACGGCAGAAGCACTATCTTCATAGGGCTACAGCCTCTGCGTCCAAAATGGGTTTTCACGATGCTCGATGACCTTGGAATCAATGAGCCCACCCAGCAGGTTGAGTTTTACGGTATTTTCGGTGGGATTCCCAAATATTACGAACTCATGGAAGTGTTCGAGGCTGATAACCCGCTGGACTTCATTACAGATGCGATTAAGTACTCCACAATCCTCTCGGCAGAGGGAGAAGGACTTCTCATGGACGAGTTTGGTAAGGCGTACAGAACCTACTTCTCCATCCTTGATGCGATAGCCTCCGGGAAAAACAGGCTCGTTGAGATTGCCAACGCCGTCGGGATGAAACCTGGAAGCATAACAAAGTACCTCGAAGCATTAGAGGATTACTATGGGATAATAACCCGTGAAAGGCCCCTCCTCGGTGGCAGACGTTCGAGGTATGTAATCAGCGACTATTTCCTGAACTTCTGGTTCAGCATGATAGAACCCAACCGCAGGCACATTGAAGCCGGGGATTTTGAGACCCTTAGAAAGAACCTCAGGAGGAAGTTTCCAGAGTTCTTTGGAAGGGTCTTTGAGAGGGTGATGCTTGACCTACTTCACGACCTAAACGGGAAGCTCATTACCTTCGATAACATTGGGCCCCAGTGGGGGAGAAACTACGAGGTAGACCTGGTTGCGGTTAATAGGGAAGAGAACACCGCCACATTTATAGAGGCGAAGTGGAAGACCAACGTCGATGGTCCAAGAGAAATCGGCAGGCTTATTGCAAAGGCCCGGAACGTCCCGTGGGGTGGGGAAAAGCGCTACCTTCTCATAGCGAGGGACTTCCGGAAGGAGTGTGCTGACTGTATCACGATTGGTGAAGTTCTGGAGCACCTAAAACCTTAA
- the sfsA gene encoding DNA/RNA nuclease SfsA produces MQALLKLNVVPCTFLKRLNRFVALVEVDGNVRRALVTNTGRLEEFMIPGSRVFCIPKSGGKTDFILIAFEDLGGKGAIIDTRTQAKAFERALELNLIPWLRGCRIKRKEITVGNSRLDYLFECPSGEIYAEMKSAVLRGGEKGEYAMYPDCPSLRGQRHIRELIELSKNGERAMIFFVGALPGVEKFRPYERGDPEIVRLLKEARGAGVEIHALSLFLLPDGKVVLDRPSLEIEL; encoded by the coding sequence ATGCAGGCTCTGCTCAAGCTCAACGTAGTTCCCTGCACCTTCCTTAAAAGGCTCAACCGCTTCGTGGCTCTGGTTGAAGTTGACGGAAATGTTAGGAGGGCTTTGGTAACCAACACAGGTAGATTAGAGGAGTTCATGATTCCCGGGAGTAGGGTCTTCTGCATCCCTAAGAGCGGTGGAAAGACCGATTTTATCCTTATTGCCTTCGAGGACTTGGGAGGGAAAGGGGCGATAATAGACACAAGAACTCAAGCTAAAGCCTTCGAGAGGGCTTTGGAGCTTAACCTAATCCCCTGGCTCAGGGGGTGCAGGATAAAACGGAAGGAAATCACGGTCGGCAACTCGCGCCTCGATTATCTCTTTGAATGCCCCTCGGGAGAAATCTACGCTGAGATGAAGAGCGCCGTTCTTAGGGGAGGAGAGAAAGGTGAGTACGCAATGTACCCGGACTGTCCATCGCTGAGAGGGCAGAGGCACATTAGAGAGCTGATAGAGCTATCAAAAAACGGGGAAAGGGCGATGATTTTCTTTGTAGGTGCCTTACCAGGCGTTGAGAAATTTAGGCCTTACGAAAGGGGCGACCCCGAGATAGTGAGGCTTTTGAAGGAGGCCAGAGGAGCGGGAGTCGAAATCCACGCGCTCAGTCTGTTCCTCCTTCCTGACGGGAAGGTCGTCCTAGATAGGCCCAGCCTTGAGATTGAGCTTTAA
- the xerA gene encoding site-specific tyrosine recombinase/integron integrase, whose translation MDLNETLDEYETYLDLEGKSPNTIRMYSYYVRRYLEWGGELNSRSALRFLARLRKEGYSNRSLNLVVQALRSYFRFEGAEEEAEKLKPPKVPRSLPKALTREEVRKLLSVIPPTRRRDRLIFLLLYGAGLRVSELCNLKKSDVDFERSLIIVRGGKGAKDRVVPVPGFLMEAIKSYLEMRTDSSEYLIVEEGRREKDRISPKTVWYLLRRYGQKAGVKVTPHMLRHSFATHMLENGVDIRAIQELLGHSNLSTTQIYTKVTVEHLRKAQEKARLIEGLMK comes from the coding sequence ATGGACCTCAATGAGACCCTGGATGAATATGAGACGTACCTTGACCTAGAAGGAAAGAGCCCGAACACGATTAGGATGTACTCCTACTATGTGCGCAGATACCTTGAGTGGGGCGGAGAGCTCAACTCCCGTTCCGCCCTCCGCTTTCTCGCGAGGCTTAGAAAGGAGGGCTACTCCAACAGGAGCTTGAACCTGGTCGTTCAGGCACTTCGCTCCTACTTCCGTTTTGAGGGGGCTGAAGAGGAGGCCGAGAAGCTTAAGCCCCCAAAGGTCCCCAGGAGTCTGCCGAAGGCCCTAACCCGCGAGGAAGTCAGAAAGCTGCTCTCCGTGATACCCCCGACGAGAAGGCGCGACAGGCTGATATTTCTCCTGCTCTACGGTGCTGGCCTTAGGGTAAGCGAGCTGTGCAACCTGAAAAAAAGTGATGTGGACTTTGAGCGCTCTCTCATAATCGTCCGCGGGGGTAAGGGTGCAAAGGACAGGGTTGTTCCGGTTCCAGGCTTTCTGATGGAAGCGATAAAGTCCTACCTTGAGATGAGGACAGACTCCAGCGAGTACCTTATCGTTGAGGAAGGGCGCAGGGAAAAGGACAGGATATCACCCAAGACTGTCTGGTATCTCCTCAGAAGATACGGGCAGAAGGCCGGGGTCAAGGTCACGCCCCACATGCTCCGCCACAGCTTCGCGACTCACATGCTCGAAAACGGCGTCGACATAAGGGCCATCCAGGAACTGCTCGGCCACTCGAACCTCTCAACGACGCAGATTTACACCAAAGTCACCGTCGAGCACCTCAGGAAGGCCCAGGAGAAGGCGAGGCTGATAGAGGGGCTGATGAAATAG